One window of the Tachypleus tridentatus isolate NWPU-2018 chromosome 10, ASM421037v1, whole genome shotgun sequence genome contains the following:
- the LOC143229625 gene encoding synaptosomal-associated protein 25-like isoform X7 codes for MTKESEDLGIKTMVMLDKQGEQIDRVEEDMDKINADMKEAEKNLTGMDKCCGLCVCPCNKIKMFQEDCGTWKGNEDGQVMSSQPARVVVDNRNGSGPTGGYITKITNDAHEEEMEENMQQVGTIVGNLRNMAIDMGNEIESQNRQLTRINQKAESNESRIAAANQKATKLLKS; via the exons ATGACCAAGGAG AGTGAAGATCTAGGAATAAAAACTATGGTTATGTTGGATAAACAAGGGG AACAAATAGATAGGGTTGAGGAAGACATGGACAAAATCAATGCAGATATGAAAGAAGCTGAAAAGAATTTAACAGGAATGGATAAATGTTGTGGTTTATGTGTTTGCCCCTGTAACAA gaTCAAAATGTTTCAAGAAGACTGTGGTACATGGaaaggtaatgaagatggacagGTGATGAGCAGCCAACCAGCAAGAGTTGTTGTGGACAACAGGAATGGTTCAGGTCCCACAGGAGgttatataacaaa gaTAACTAATGATGCTCATGAAGAAGAGATGGAGGAAAACATGCAGCAGGTGGGCACAATTGTTGGAAACCTTCGAAATATGGCAATTGACATGGGAAATGAAATTGAATCTCAGAACCGTCAGTTAACGAGGATCAACCAAAAG GCAGAATCAAATGAATCTCGTATAGCTGCTGCCAACCAAAAAGCCACAAAACTCCTCAAGAGTTAA
- the LOC143229625 gene encoding synaptosomal-associated protein 25-like isoform X5, with protein sequence MLTLCEESKEAGIRTLVALDDQGEQIDRVEEDMDKINADMKEAEKNLTGMDKCCGLCVCPCNKIKMFQEDCGTWKGNEDGQVMSSQPARVVVDNRNGSGPTGGYITKITNDAHEEEMEENMQQVGTIVGNLRNMAIDMGNEIESQNRQLTRINQKAESNESRIAAANQKATKLLKS encoded by the exons ATGTTAACGTTATGTGAGGAa AGTAAAGAAGCAGGGATTCGAACTTTAGTGGCTCTTGATGACCAAGGAG AACAAATAGATAGGGTTGAGGAAGACATGGACAAAATCAATGCAGATATGAAAGAAGCTGAAAAGAATTTAACAGGAATGGATAAATGTTGTGGTTTATGTGTTTGCCCCTGTAACAA gaTCAAAATGTTTCAAGAAGACTGTGGTACATGGaaaggtaatgaagatggacagGTGATGAGCAGCCAACCAGCAAGAGTTGTTGTGGACAACAGGAATGGTTCAGGTCCCACAGGAGgttatataacaaa gaTAACTAATGATGCTCATGAAGAAGAGATGGAGGAAAACATGCAGCAGGTGGGCACAATTGTTGGAAACCTTCGAAATATGGCAATTGACATGGGAAATGAAATTGAATCTCAGAACCGTCAGTTAACGAGGATCAACCAAAAG GCAGAATCAAATGAATCTCGTATAGCTGCTGCCAACCAAAAAGCCACAAAACTCCTCAAGAGTTAA
- the LOC143229625 gene encoding synaptosomal-associated protein 25-like isoform X6, whose amino-acid sequence MLTLCEESEDLGIKTMVMLDKQGEQIDRVEEDMDKINADMKEAEKNLTGMDKCCGLCVCPCNKIKMFQEDCGTWKGNEDGQVMSSQPARVVVDNRNGSGPTGGYITKITNDAHEEEMEENMQQVGTIVGNLRNMAIDMGNEIESQNRQLTRINQKAESNESRIAAANQKATKLLKS is encoded by the exons ATGTTAACGTTATGTGAGGAa AGTGAAGATCTAGGAATAAAAACTATGGTTATGTTGGATAAACAAGGGG AACAAATAGATAGGGTTGAGGAAGACATGGACAAAATCAATGCAGATATGAAAGAAGCTGAAAAGAATTTAACAGGAATGGATAAATGTTGTGGTTTATGTGTTTGCCCCTGTAACAA gaTCAAAATGTTTCAAGAAGACTGTGGTACATGGaaaggtaatgaagatggacagGTGATGAGCAGCCAACCAGCAAGAGTTGTTGTGGACAACAGGAATGGTTCAGGTCCCACAGGAGgttatataacaaa gaTAACTAATGATGCTCATGAAGAAGAGATGGAGGAAAACATGCAGCAGGTGGGCACAATTGTTGGAAACCTTCGAAATATGGCAATTGACATGGGAAATGAAATTGAATCTCAGAACCGTCAGTTAACGAGGATCAACCAAAAG GCAGAATCAAATGAATCTCGTATAGCTGCTGCCAACCAAAAAGCCACAAAACTCCTCAAGAGTTAA